A stretch of the Corylus avellana chromosome ca6, CavTom2PMs-1.0 genome encodes the following:
- the LOC132184049 gene encoding uncharacterized protein LOC132184049 encodes MATEDFSFPTTGDTFPPCSIDSPPMWRLSPAASPNSSHEEPPNGAAKGEDHQNDTEDCFATRQIKYSQRKSFSSVEGCRKVASDDDDDDDDDEERKMDMLWEDFNEELSRNSSTSRSNTSSSRDIVELGCVKALTASKNHGAALSTRKPGMVVIVKVLKKLFLLQNSHRKLKIKG; translated from the coding sequence ATGGCCACAGAAGATTTCAGCTTCCCAACAACCGGTGACACCTTCCCCCCATGTAGCATCGATTCGCCGCCGATGTGGCGCCTGTCTCCAGCCGCCTCTCCGAATTCCAGCCATGAAGAACCACCAAATGGGGCAGCCAAAGGAGAAGACCATCAAAACGACACGGAAGATTGTTTTGCTACAAGACAAATCAAGTACAGCCAAAGAAAGAGCTTTTCATCTGTAGAAGGTTGTCGGAAAGTGGccagtgatgatgatgatgatgatgatgatgatgaagaacgCAAGATGGACATGTTGTGGGAGGATTTCAACGAAGAATTGTCAAGAAATTCTAGCACATCAAGATCCAACACATCTTCTTCAAGAGATATTGTGGAGTTGGGGTGTGTTAAGGCATTGACAGCCTCCAAAAATCATGGAGCTGCGCTTTCAACAAGGAAGCCAGGGATGGTGGTGATCGTGAAGGTGTTGAAGAAGCTTTTCTTGCTGCAAAACTCCCATCGGAAGCTCAAGATTAAAGGCTGA